The following proteins are encoded in a genomic region of Hymenobacter siberiensis:
- a CDS encoding IS4 family transposase — MKQHFAAKITTLLQQAPFVGHLSRQKFVGQFILGLIKSRNVQFGEVAQHLNDAAKPASNETRIQDFFREVDLNYVLVAKLLLSLLPAQGKLRLCLDRTEWDFGQCQVNILLVTVGTGEVHVPLYWHLLDNRSGNSNAADRIAVLEKCVALLGKDRIGLVVGDREFVGHAWFKWLKDNGLNFVMRLPKHHCLTHADGRRQAVADLGLVPGQVRRFAHVQVDGVWGQVWVKAVAADAFVFLFATAGLNHLAQLYAKRWTIEQCFQNLKGRGFNLEATHLRCFQKLRKLVALVSLAYAFCLGVGAAAHGGRQPIARKNHGYRAASLSRHGLNLLRQLARPLTLPEDPLARLVETLLNWITRQIAKNQLLKIVG, encoded by the coding sequence GTGAAGCAACACTTCGCCGCTAAAATTACGACGCTTTTGCAACAGGCCCCGTTTGTGGGCCACTTGTCCCGCCAAAAGTTTGTGGGCCAGTTTATTCTTGGCCTGATAAAGAGCCGCAACGTGCAATTCGGCGAGGTGGCCCAGCACCTCAATGACGCGGCCAAGCCCGCCTCGAACGAAACGCGCATTCAGGACTTTTTCCGCGAAGTAGACCTCAATTACGTACTGGTGGCCAAGCTTTTACTGAGTTTGTTGCCTGCGCAGGGCAAGCTGCGCTTATGCCTCGACCGCACGGAGTGGGACTTCGGCCAGTGCCAGGTGAACATCCTGCTCGTCACCGTCGGCACGGGCGAGGTCCACGTGCCGCTCTACTGGCACCTACTCGACAACCGCAGCGGCAACTCCAACGCCGCCGACCGCATCGCCGTGCTCGAAAAATGCGTGGCCTTGCTGGGCAAAGACCGCATCGGCCTGGTCGTGGGCGACCGGGAATTTGTCGGCCATGCGTGGTTCAAGTGGCTCAAAGACAACGGGCTTAATTTTGTCATGCGCCTGCCCAAGCACCACTGCCTGACCCACGCCGACGGCCGGCGGCAGGCCGTGGCCGACCTGGGCCTGGTGCCGGGGCAGGTGCGCCGCTTCGCCCACGTGCAGGTCGACGGGGTTTGGGGGCAGGTCTGGGTCAAGGCCGTGGCGGCGGACGCGTTTGTCTTCCTGTTTGCCACGGCCGGCCTGAACCACCTCGCGCAACTCTATGCCAAGCGCTGGACGATTGAGCAATGCTTTCAAAATCTGAAAGGGCGGGGCTTTAACCTGGAAGCCACCCACTTGCGCTGTTTCCAAAAGCTGCGCAAGCTCGTGGCCCTGGTCAGCCTGGCCTACGCGTTTTGTCTGGGCGTGGGCGCGGCCGCCCACGGCGGCCGCCAGCCCATTGCCCGCAAAAACCACGGCTACCGGGCCGCCAGCCTGAGCCGCCACGGCCTCAATCTGCTCCGCCAACTCGCCCGCCCGCTGACCCTGCCCGAGGACCCATTGGCCCGCTTGGTTGAAACGCTACTGAACTGGATTACGAGGCAAATTGCTAAAAATCAATTACTAAAAATAGTAGGGTAG